The following coding sequences lie in one Lolium perenne isolate Kyuss_39 chromosome 2, Kyuss_2.0, whole genome shotgun sequence genomic window:
- the LOC127335542 gene encoding beta-glucosidase 16 isoform X1 produces MAAATGMVMLLAAALAILAPPARALDRSEFPPGFLFGAATSAYQVEGAYLEDGKGLSNWDVFTHTHSEGIADGRNGDVADDHYHRYMEDVDLMHNLGVNSYRFSISWARILPRGQLGGVNSAGIAFYDRLIDALLQKGIEPFVTLHHFDLPYELETRYGSWLGAGIREEFDYYADVCFQAFGDRVKFWTTFNEPNLFTKFAYMLGLYPPKHCSPPFGNCNNGNSQREPYVAAHNFLMSHAAAVDNYKKNYQAKQGGSIGIVISMKFYEPLTNATEDILAAQRALAFEIHWFLDPIFFGEYPKEMREMLSSDLPEFTPAEKRLLQNKVDFIGVNHYTAIYAKDCISSPCDLNTYEGNALVFATGERDGVQIGESTALHGFYVVPEGMEEILRYVNQRYENPPIYVTENGYSQYSNNNMEDMINDVGRVNYLQGYLSCISSAIRGGAKVRGYFIWSLMDNFEWRYGFTVRFGLYHVDFTTQQRTAKMSAKWYRDLLMGNGPMDEVHTLRSNS; encoded by the exons ATGGCCGCGGCAACGGGTATGGTCATGCTCCTGGCAGCGGCGCTGGCGATCCTCGCGCCGCCCGCGCGAGCGCTCGACCGCAGCGAGTTCCCGCCAGGATTCCTCTTTGGCGCCGCCACGTCTGCTTACCAG GTTGAGGGCGCGTATCTGGAGGACGGCAAGGGCCTCAGCAACTGGGATGTCTTCACCCACACGCACT CTGAGGGCATCGCGGATGGAAGGAACGGGGACGTAGCGGACGATCACTACCACCGGTACATG GAAGATGTGGACCTCATGCACAATCTGGGCGTCAACTCATACAGATTCTCGATTTCATGGGCGAGAATCTTGCCAA GAGGCCAGCTTGGAGGTGTTAATTCAGCTGGAATAGCGTTTTACGACCGCCTCATTGATGCACTCCTGCAGAAAG GGATAGAGCCATTCGTGACGTTGCATCACTTCGATCTGCCCTACGAACTGGAGACCCGCTACGGCAGCTGGCTCGGTGCTGGGATCCG GGAGGAGTTCGACTACTACGCAGACGTGTGCTTCCAGGCGTTCGGTGACCGGGTCAAGTTTTGGACGACGTTCAACGAGCCCAACCTGTTCACCAAGTTTGCCTATATGCTGGGGCTGTACCCTCCCAAGCACTGCTCCCCGCCGTTCGGGAACTGCAACAACGGGAACTCCCAACGGGAACCGTATGTCGCGGCTCACAACTTTCTCATGTCTCACGCCGCAGCTGTCGACAACTACAAGAAGAACTATCAG GCGAAACAAGGCGGCTCGATCGGAATTGTGATTTCAATGAAATTTTATGAGCCGCTGACGAATGCCACGGAGGATATTCTGGCGGCACAACGTGCATTGGCTTTTGAGATACATTG GTTTTTGGATCCAATATTCTTTGGCGAATACCCCAAAGAAATGCGTGAGATGTTATCATCAGACTTACCAGAGTTCACCCCAGCAGAGAAGAGGTTATTGCAAAACAAAGTGGATTTCATCGGGGTAAACCATTACACCGCGATTTACGCCAAGGATTGCATCTCTTCCCCATGCGACCTTAATACTTACGAGGGAAATGCCCTGGTCTTTGCTACAGGTGAAAGAGATGGTGTACAAATCGGAGAATCT ACTGCACTCCATGGTTTCTATGTTGTTCCAGAAGGGATGGAGGAGATCCTCAGATATGTCAATCAGAGATACGAGAACCCACCTATCTATGTTACCGAGAACG GCTACTCTCAATATAGCAATAACAATATGGAAGACATGATCAATGACGTTGGTAGAGTGAACTACCTGCAGGGTTATCTCTCATGTATCTCTTCAGCTATCAG GGGGGGAGCGAAGGTGCGTGGTTACTTCATATGGAGTCTCATGGACAACTTCGAGTGGCGCTACGGTTTCACCGTAAGGTTCGGGTTATACCATGTGGATTTCACAACGCAGCAGAGGACTGCAAAGATGTCAGCGAAGTGGTACCGGGACCTCCTCATGGGTAATGGTCCGATGGACGAAGTGCATACTCTTAGATCAAATTCCTGA
- the LOC127335542 gene encoding beta-glucosidase 16 isoform X2: MHNLGVNSYRFSISWARILPRGQLGGVNSAGIAFYDRLIDALLQKGIEPFVTLHHFDLPYELETRYGSWLGAGIREEFDYYADVCFQAFGDRVKFWTTFNEPNLFTKFAYMLGLYPPKHCSPPFGNCNNGNSQREPYVAAHNFLMSHAAAVDNYKKNYQAKQGGSIGIVISMKFYEPLTNATEDILAAQRALAFEIHWFLDPIFFGEYPKEMREMLSSDLPEFTPAEKRLLQNKVDFIGVNHYTAIYAKDCISSPCDLNTYEGNALVFATGERDGVQIGESTALHGFYVVPEGMEEILRYVNQRYENPPIYVTENGYSQYSNNNMEDMINDVGRVNYLQGYLSCISSAIRGGAKVRGYFIWSLMDNFEWRYGFTVRFGLYHVDFTTQQRTAKMSAKWYRDLLMGNGPMDEVHTLRSNS; the protein is encoded by the exons ATGCACAATCTGGGCGTCAACTCATACAGATTCTCGATTTCATGGGCGAGAATCTTGCCAA GAGGCCAGCTTGGAGGTGTTAATTCAGCTGGAATAGCGTTTTACGACCGCCTCATTGATGCACTCCTGCAGAAAG GGATAGAGCCATTCGTGACGTTGCATCACTTCGATCTGCCCTACGAACTGGAGACCCGCTACGGCAGCTGGCTCGGTGCTGGGATCCG GGAGGAGTTCGACTACTACGCAGACGTGTGCTTCCAGGCGTTCGGTGACCGGGTCAAGTTTTGGACGACGTTCAACGAGCCCAACCTGTTCACCAAGTTTGCCTATATGCTGGGGCTGTACCCTCCCAAGCACTGCTCCCCGCCGTTCGGGAACTGCAACAACGGGAACTCCCAACGGGAACCGTATGTCGCGGCTCACAACTTTCTCATGTCTCACGCCGCAGCTGTCGACAACTACAAGAAGAACTATCAG GCGAAACAAGGCGGCTCGATCGGAATTGTGATTTCAATGAAATTTTATGAGCCGCTGACGAATGCCACGGAGGATATTCTGGCGGCACAACGTGCATTGGCTTTTGAGATACATTG GTTTTTGGATCCAATATTCTTTGGCGAATACCCCAAAGAAATGCGTGAGATGTTATCATCAGACTTACCAGAGTTCACCCCAGCAGAGAAGAGGTTATTGCAAAACAAAGTGGATTTCATCGGGGTAAACCATTACACCGCGATTTACGCCAAGGATTGCATCTCTTCCCCATGCGACCTTAATACTTACGAGGGAAATGCCCTGGTCTTTGCTACAGGTGAAAGAGATGGTGTACAAATCGGAGAATCT ACTGCACTCCATGGTTTCTATGTTGTTCCAGAAGGGATGGAGGAGATCCTCAGATATGTCAATCAGAGATACGAGAACCCACCTATCTATGTTACCGAGAACG GCTACTCTCAATATAGCAATAACAATATGGAAGACATGATCAATGACGTTGGTAGAGTGAACTACCTGCAGGGTTATCTCTCATGTATCTCTTCAGCTATCAG GGGGGGAGCGAAGGTGCGTGGTTACTTCATATGGAGTCTCATGGACAACTTCGAGTGGCGCTACGGTTTCACCGTAAGGTTCGGGTTATACCATGTGGATTTCACAACGCAGCAGAGGACTGCAAAGATGTCAGCGAAGTGGTACCGGGACCTCCTCATGGGTAATGGTCCGATGGACGAAGTGCATACTCTTAGATCAAATTCCTGA